Sequence from the Priestia megaterium genome:
GCTGTGCTTTCGTCTTCGAAAGCACAGCTTTTTTCTTGTTGCATCATCTATTCATTTGAAGAAAAACGGTTATGAATATCAACAGTAAAAGAAAATCACACTATTCAAGAAAAATTCATTTTACTTTTGCAGAAAAATATTTTAAATCTAGTGAGCATTATGTTAAGATTACAAAAGGCTGTTTCATTTAAATTGAGAACACCGCATAAATATGTAAGTAAATATGCATAGAAAACAAAGGTTTATTAATTTTTTTCTAGGTAATATCTCGTAATAAATAGGTTGAAAGGAAATGTCGTTAATATGATAGAAGGACAACAGCAAACAAATGAATTAAAAAAGACGATGAAAAGCAGGCATTTGTTTATGATTTCGCTCGGCGGGGTTATCGGTACAGGTTTCTTTTTAGGAACAGGATACACGATTAGCCAAGCAGGAGCGATTGGAGCTATCCTTTCGTTTATCGTAGGTGGCTTCATTATGTACTTAACAATGCTTTGCTTAGGGGAGCTTGCAGTAGCAATGCCAGTTTCCGGTTCGTTTCAGACATATACAACAAAATTTATTGGCCCTGGTGTTGGTTTCGCTTTTGGATGGTTATATTGGTTGGGCTGGGCTGTAACGGTTGCATTAGAATTCTTGTCAGCAGGTCAGCTTATGCAAAGATGGTTTCCTGATTCTCCTGTATGGATCTGGTGTGCTATATTTGCGCTTTTATTATTCTCATTAAATGCACTGTCAGCTAAAGCGTTTGGTGAAGCGGAGTTTTGGTTTGCCAGCATTAAAGTGTTAGCTATTATTTTATTTATCGTGCTTGGTGGAGCTGCTATGTTTGGTTTTCTTCCATTAAGTAATGGAGACAGCGCACCGCTTTTCTCTAATTATACGGCTCACGGCGTGTTCCCTCACGGAATTAGTGCCGTGTTGATTACCATGATTACAGTTAACTTCTCATTCCAAGGTACGGAGCTCATTGGTGTAGCGGCTGGGGAAAGTGAAAACCCAGACAAGACTGTACCAAGAGCAATTAAACAAACGGTATGGAGAACGCTTGTATTTTTTGTACTAGCTGTAGCTGTCTTAGCGGGTATGATTCCGCTTGAAAAAGCAGGCGTAGTTGAGAGTCCATTTGTTGTTGTATTTGACCAAATTGGTATTCCATATGCAGCAGATATTATGAACTTTGTTATCCTAACGGCACTGTTATCTGTAGCTAACTCAGGTCTTTATGCAGCAACGCGTATGCTGTATTCATTGTCAAAAGATAACATGGCAAGTTCAGCTTTCATGAAAGTAAATAAACGCGGTGTGCCGATGAATGCCCTGCTTTTAACATTAGGCATTGCGCTTTTATCTTTACTTTCAGGATTCTTTGCTCAAGAAACAGTATTTGTATGGCTCATTTCTGCAGCGGGTTTAGGTGCACAAATCGGCTGGATTACGATTGCTGCATCACTGCTTGCATTTAGAAAGAGATATATAAATCAAGGAGGGCAAATCGAGGATTTAAAATTTAAAGTCCCTCTTTACCCGGTATTACCTTTAATCGCGTTAGTATTAAATACGATCGTGTTGGGAAGCATGGCATTTGATGCAGAACAGCGAATGGCACTGTATGTCGGTATTCCACTAGCGCTGCTGTTTTATGCTTATTATCATGCACGTGTAAAAAAGAAAGTTGATTTATCTATCAGCCGTCAAGAAGTGCAGCTTAAAGACGACAAAAAAGTAATTTTATAAAAATCAAAAAGACGCAAAAGCCCAGGTTTTTGCGTCTTTTTTTATTGTTTTATTTGTCAACTTAAAATAAAATTAAGTTGACAAATAAAAAGAAATTATTGCAAACTTAAAGCAACGAAAAGAGAAAGGAGGGTGAATATGAAACCGAAAACAATGGCGTATGTTTCCTTATTTGCAGCTTTAACGGCGATTGGTGCATTTATAAAAATT
This genomic interval carries:
- a CDS encoding amino acid permease, whose translation is MIEGQQQTNELKKTMKSRHLFMISLGGVIGTGFFLGTGYTISQAGAIGAILSFIVGGFIMYLTMLCLGELAVAMPVSGSFQTYTTKFIGPGVGFAFGWLYWLGWAVTVALEFLSAGQLMQRWFPDSPVWIWCAIFALLLFSLNALSAKAFGEAEFWFASIKVLAIILFIVLGGAAMFGFLPLSNGDSAPLFSNYTAHGVFPHGISAVLITMITVNFSFQGTELIGVAAGESENPDKTVPRAIKQTVWRTLVFFVLAVAVLAGMIPLEKAGVVESPFVVVFDQIGIPYAADIMNFVILTALLSVANSGLYAATRMLYSLSKDNMASSAFMKVNKRGVPMNALLLTLGIALLSLLSGFFAQETVFVWLISAAGLGAQIGWITIAASLLAFRKRYINQGGQIEDLKFKVPLYPVLPLIALVLNTIVLGSMAFDAEQRMALYVGIPLALLFYAYYHARVKKKVDLSISRQEVQLKDDKKVIL